One Salvia splendens isolate huo1 chromosome 12, SspV2, whole genome shotgun sequence genomic window carries:
- the LOC121757793 gene encoding neurofilament heavy polypeptide-like, which yields MGRKAFATKIKPPSTRREESPEAHPPPNPQPPAPTQQAAIAETEELSPVDQETEPLDDEAISAHYDSNPEDRAERLRKKNQDREGGSIAEEMLTVETVRQERVREEIDLNASAQKRDLMTDTEFVSIVEEVNRREDTALMAEGLDLASRSVGGVEKAVKGTIPEVQTSQSVVEAGEEQSEEKELEPVDPQVEAGDDRIQEEEEGPTVEIQVPEAVASPILKPQLVKRRLILKKGPMTERPKSTRVSQRCLGKWAASKAPTNTAENPVEIASEEEQGTPKKAEGKPTQATDQEDTGGSPIQGEQGTKIKGVAEGPDLAPGSVRPEEADDVDDQAPGETILTAQEEEAQYQQARKRKEKAPIRKKSVTKKSRVANTGIVITEASQRTPPSQGELSDSEYTASEESDSDSDISLEAEEYGEQSLPDDHRELVHPPVERLRYK from the coding sequence ATGGGGAGAAAGGCGTTCGCTACCAAGATAAAACCACCTTCGACTCGCCGTGAAGAAAGCCCTGAAGCACACCCACCGCCAAATCCACAACCTCCGGCGCCAACCCAGCAAGCCGCAATTGCAGAAACGGAGGAACTTTCTCCGGTAGACCAAGAAACTGAACCCTTGGATGATGAAGCTATTTCGGCTCACTACGATTCTAATCCGGAGGATAGGGCAGAACGGCTTAGGAAGAAGAACCAAGACCGTGAGGGGGGAAGTATAGCGGAGGAAATGCTAACTGTGGAGACCGTCCGTCAAGAGAGGGTGAGGGAAGAAATAGATCTAAACGCATCGGCACAGAAGCGCGACCTCATGACCGATACGGAGTTTGTGTCAATCGTGGAAGAAGTAAACCGCAGAGAGGATACTGCTttgatggctgagggtctagacctcgcatcaaggTCAGTAGGAGGAGTAGAGAAAGCCGTTAAAGGAACCATACCGGAAGTCCAAACTTCCCAGTCAGTAGTAGAGGCAGgggaagaacagagtgaagaGAAAGAGCTAGAGCCAGTAGATCCCCAAGTGGAAGCAGGTGATGATAGAatacaagaagaagaagaaggaccAACCGTGGAAATCCAAGTGCCGGAAGCGGTGGCGTCTCCAATCTTAAAACCGCAACTAGTAAAACGGCGATTGATTCTGAAGAAGGGGCCGATGACAGAGAGGCCGAAATCCACAcgggtatctcagcgatgcctgggcAAATGGGCAGCAAGCAAGGCCCCGACGAACACAGCCGAGAACCCAGTAGAGATCGCGAGCGAGGAAGAACAGGGCACTCCCAAGAAGGCAGAGGGTAAGCCTACACAGGCTACTGATCAAGAGGATACTGGGGGATCTCCTATACAGGGCGAACAAGGCACGAAAATAAAAGGGGTGGCTGAGGGTCCGGACCTCGCACCCGGATCAGTGAGACCAGAGGAAgctgatgatgttgatgatcAAGCCCCAGGAGAAACCATCCTTACTGCCCAAGAAGAGGAAGCCCAATACCAGCAAGCTAGGAAGAGAAAAGAGAAGGCTCCAATCCGAAAGAAGTCGGTCACCAAAAAGTCCAGAGTAGCAAACACAGGAATCGTCATCACCGAAGCATCTCAACGAACTCCACCTAGCCAAGGGGAGTTAAGTGATAGTGAGTACACTGCCAGTGAAGAGTCAGATTCAGATAGCGACATCTCCTTGGAGGCTGAGGAGTATGGGGAACAGTCACTCCCGGATGACCACCGAGAGCTTGTGCATCCACCAGTTGAGAGGCTCCGATACAAGTGA
- the LOC121757794 gene encoding glutamine--fructose-6-phosphate aminotransferase [isomerizing] 2-like translates to MACGGSPSVCAFSVPSSGSSSMLAAIPPGFPSNRGIPSGVGPSMDHDGGASIFKFENAKEKGCEKSKRPASVQRALSVLEMEVEQINKGKYEHYMQKEIHEQPESLTTTMRGRLIRGGSCKAKSVLLGGLKDHLRTIRRSRRIVFIGCGTSYNAALAARPILEELSGIIVIMEIASDLVDRQGPIYREDTTVFVSQSGETADTLQALEYALENGALCVGITNTVGSAIARHTHCRIHINAGCEIGVASTKAYTSQIVVMAMLALAIGDDTISSQGRREAIIDGLFDLPNKVKEVLKLDEEMKDLAKLLIAEQSLLVFGRGYNYATALEGALKVKEVSLMHSEGILAGEMKHGPLALVDETLPIVVIATRDACFSKQQSVIQQLHARKGRLIVMCSKGDAASVSVGGSCRTVEVPVVEDCLQPVINIVPLQLLAYHLTVLRGYNVDQPRNLAKSVTTQ, encoded by the exons AtggcttgcggtggttctccttcggtatgcgcattcagcgttcCGAGCTCTGGATCTTCATCTATGTTAGCAGCCATCCCCCCTGGGTTTCCTTCCAACCGGGGTATTCCTTCTGGTGtgggtccttctatg GATCAT GATGGAGGAGCATCCATTTTCAAGTTTGAGAATGCTAAAGAAAAAGGTTGTGAAAAATCCAAGCGGCCAGCTTCTGTCCAACGTGCACTCTCAGTTTTGGAAATGGAAGTAGAGCAAATAAATAAAGGGAAATACGAGCACTACATGCAGAAGGAAATTCATGAACAGCCAGAATCTCTTACAACAACAATGAGAGGGAGGCTTATACGTGGAGGATCATGCAAAGCAAAGAGTGTTCTCTTAGGAGGACTAAAGGATCACCTCAGAACCATTAGGAGAAGTCGAAGAATTGTCTTCATTGGTTGTGGCACAAGTTATAATGCAGCTTTAGCTGCAAGGCCAATTTTGGAAGAACTTTCTG GTATCATTGTAATAATGGAGATTGCTAGTGATTTGGTGGATAGGCAGGGGCCAATATACAGAGAAGATACAACTGTCTTTGTTAGTCAATCAGGGGAAACAGCAGATACATTGCAGGCATTAGAATATGCGTTAGAGAACGGTGCCTTATGCGTTGGCATCACCAATACTGTTGGCAGTGCAATTGCTAGGCATACACACTGCAGAATTCACATAAATGCTGGTTGTGAGATAGGGGTAGCTAGTACCAAG GCATACACAAGCCAAATTGTTGTCATGGCTATGTTGGCTCTGGCAATTGGAGATGATACGATTTCTAGTCAAGGAAGACGGGAAGCAATAATAGATGGCCTATTTGATTTGCCGA ATAAGGTCAAAGAGGTTCTCAAACTCGATGAGGAAATGAAAGATCTTGCAAAATTACTAATTGCAGAACAGTCACTTCTTGTCTTCGGGAGAGGCTACAATTACGCAACTGCATTGGAAGGTGCCTTGAAGGTAAAAGAAGTATCACTTATGCATAGTGAAGGAATACTTGCTGGAGAGATGAAACACGGTCCCTTGGCTTTAGTTGATGAGACCCTTCCAATAGTTGTTATTGCTACCCGTGATGCTTGTTTCAG CAAACAACAATCCGTTATTCAGCAACTTCATGCTCGGAAAGGTAGACTTATAGTGATGTGTAGTAAAGGTGATGCGGCATCTGTCAGTGTTGGTGGATCTTGCCGTACAGTTGAAGTTCCAGTTGTTGAGGACTGCCTGCAGCCGGTAATCAACATAGTTCCTCTACAG CTTTTGGCATATCACCTGACTGTTCTCCGCGGATACAACGTTGACCAGCCACGAAATCTTGCAAAAAGCGTGACAACACAATGA